Proteins encoded together in one Solanum lycopersicum chromosome 7, SLM_r2.1 window:
- the LOC101262632 gene encoding uncharacterized protein, with amino-acid sequence MDSSSKLFQISRELSVGHSSRIHYYRRGEGVPFEWEKQPGTPKINPTKEDANIPLSPPPSFQSIGLTKPCFDDHESKNFKVWITNRMKKLHSSKQFAKSHDGDKEFNNSSSSSFDSNTKERDKSSRDLMEDSYCCNLTSMDKEEGYRKMNKREEIGERLFVERIVSRMSSVDQSYYRSTVEGIPFKWEMQPGTPMAIHTPQNEVIPPPSPPPMIQSLAFPKPCIPHHDHQHNKPSNTWEKIKKMIKSSHQDSVLSSSISKRKVLPLSKFTKDVLGRKFCFNPWKIKANLASSRRI; translated from the exons atgGATTCGTCAAGCAAATTGTTCCAAATTTCTAGAGAGCTATCAGTGGGACATTCTTCAAGAATTCATTATTATAGAAGAGGTGAAGGGGTTCCATTTGAATGGGAAAAGCAGCCTGGAACCCCTAAAATTAATCCAACAAAAGAAGATGCCAATATACCACTTAGCCCTCCACCTTCATTTCAAAGCATAGGGCTTACTAAACCTTGTTTTGATGATCATGAATCAAAAAATTTCAAGGTTTGGATTACAAACAGGATGAAGAAATTGCATTCATCAAAACAATTTGCGAAATCGCACGATGGAGATAAAGAGTTTAACAACTCTAGTTCATCTTCATTTGATTCAAACACTAAAGAGAGGGACAAATCTTCAAGGGATTTAATGGAGGATTCATATTGTTGCAATCTCACATCAATG GATAAAGAGGAGGGCTACAGAAAAATGAACAAGAGAGAAGAAATTGGTGAAAGATTATTTGTTGAGAGAATAGTTTCAAGAATGTCATCAGTAGACCAATCTTACTATAGAAGCACAGTAGAAGGAATTCCCTTTAAATGGGAAATGCAACCAGGCACTCCTATGGCTATACATACACCACAAAATGAAGTCATTCCACCACCTAGCCCTCCGCCAATGATACAAAGTTTAGCATTCCCTAAACCTTGTATTCCTCATCATGATCATCAACACAATAAACCTTCTAATACTTgggagaaaatcaagaaaatgatcaaaagtaGTCATCAAGATTCAGTTCTATCTTCTTCCATCTCAAAAAGGAAAGTGTTACCCTTGTCTAAATTTACAAAAGATGTCTTGGGGAGGAAATTTTGTTTCAATCCTTGGAAGATTAAAGCAAATCTTGCGTCTTCAAGACGCATATGA